The DNA sequence GTTGTCCAGGCCCAGCTCGCGCAGCAACCGGGAGACGTAGGACTTCACCGTCGCCACCGACATGTGCAGCTCGGCGGCGATGTCGGCGTTGGAGCCACCCCGGGCGACGGCCTCGGCGACGTCGCGCTCCCGGTCGGCGAGCCGGTCGAGCCGGGCCCGGGCGGCGCGCCGGCGGTCGACCGACCCGGCGCCGCCGCCGCGGACGATGCCGATCAGCCGCCGGGTGATAGCCGGGGACAGCACGGCGTCGCCGTCGGCGGCGGCGCGGACGGCGTCGACGATCCCCTCGGGCGCGGCGTCCTTGAGCAGGAACCCGCTCGCCCCGGCGCGCAACGCCCGTACGACGTGCTCGTCGGCGTCGAAGGTGGTCAGCACGACGACGGTCGGGGCGTCGGGCCGCGACGTCACCTCCCGGGTCGCCGCGACGCCGTCGACGCGACGCATCCGCAGGTCCATCAGCACCACGTGCGGCCGCCCGCGGCGACGGCGGCGGGCACCTCGTCGCCGTCGCCGGCGTCGCCGACCACCTGGATGCGCCGCACCGGGCCGGTGCCGTCGCCGGGCAGCGCGTGCCCGTCGAGCATCACCCGCAGGCCGGAGCGGACGAGCGGGTCGTCGTCGACGAGCAGCACCCGGATCGCGGTCGCGGTCATCGTGTCTCCTCCCGCCACGGCAGCACCGCGCGCAGCTGGTGGCCCGACGGCGTCGGGCCGTGGGTCAGCGTCCCGCCGGCGAGGGTCTCGACCCGCTCGCGCAGCCCGACCAGGCCGGTCCCGGCGCCCTCGGGTGTCGTCCCCGCCGCGGACTCCCCGGAGGTGACGGTGACGGTGAGGTCCCGGCCGGGCCGCCCGTCGAGGGCGACCTCGACCCGGGTCCCGGGCGCGTGCCGGGCGGCGTTGGTCAGGCCCTCGCGGACCACCCGGTGCACGACCCCGGCCAGCGGGCGCCCTGGCGGGCACACCGTCAGCAGCGCCGTCGACCGGAGACGGACGTCCGCACCGACCGCGCGGGCCTCGGCGACGAGCTCCTCGACCGCACCGAGGTCCTCGATCTCGTCGGGTACGTCGCCGGTCGGCTCGTGCAGCACCTGCACGATCGTGCGGAGGTCCTCCATCGCGCGGTGCGTGGTGTCGCGCAGCACCCGCGCGGTCTCGCGCACGGTGCTGGCGGGCAGGTCCCCGCGCAGTGCCAGTGCCCCGGCGTGCACCGACAGCAGCGACAGCCGGTGCCCCAGCCGGTCGTGCATCTCCCCGGCGATCCGGCGACGCTCGTCGGCGCGGGCCTGCTCCTCGCGCACCGCCCGATCGGCCTCGGCACGGGCGAGCCGCTCGCGTAGGTCGTCGACCATCGCACGGCGGATCCCGGTCAGCAGGCCCGCGGTCGCCGAGATGCCCTGGAACGCGACGGCCCCGCCGAGCAGCACGAGCGCCGTGGCACCGTCGGGAGCGTCGCGGTACAGCGTGATCGCGGCCGTCCCGACCGCCAGGGCCAGCACCAGCAGTGTCTCCACCGCACGGCGCCGGGTCGCGATCACGAAGACCCCGACCAGCGGCAGGTAGGTGGCGACCGGCGACACCAGCGGCCCGAGCACGGCCACCACCGCGAACACCCGCGGCAGGCGGTAGCGCACCGCGATCGAGCCGATCATCAGCA is a window from the Pseudonocardia sp. HH130629-09 genome containing:
- a CDS encoding response regulator transcription factor translates to MDLRMRRVDGVAATREVTSRPDAPTVVVLTTFDADEHVVRALRAGASGFLLKDAAPEGIVDAVRAAADGDAVLSPAITRRLIGIVRGGGAGSVDRRRAARARLDRLADRERDVAEAVARGGSNADIAAELHMSVATVKSYVSRLLRELGLDNRVQIALLVRDATD
- a CDS encoding sensor histidine kinase; the protein is MISAVLMVAVLAGGLTVVGTYAIAGVLQWSLLVVGLLMIGSIAVRYRLPRVFAVVAVLGPLVSPVATYLPLVGVFVIATRRRAVETLLVLALAVGTAAITLYRDAPDGATALVLLGGAVAFQGISATAGLLTGIRRAMVDDLRERLARAEADRAVREEQARADERRRIAGEMHDRLGHRLSLLSVHAGALALRGDLPASTVRETARVLRDTTHRAMEDLRTIVQVLHEPTGDVPDEIEDLGAVEELVAEARAVGADVRLRSTALLTVCPPGRPLAGVVHRVVREGLTNAARHAPGTRVEVALDGRPGRDLTVTVTSGESAAGTTPEGAGTGLVGLRERVETLAGGTLTHGPTPSGHQLRAVLPWREETR